From Pseudomonas saponiphila, a single genomic window includes:
- a CDS encoding LysR family transcriptional regulator — MELRHLRCFIAVAEELHFARAAARLHIEQSPLSRIIKELEYRLGVQLFERTTRRTRLTWAGKVLLEEARRVLAVVDQAKASVKSAAAGYRGRIRVALSDGIPQARLATLLAQCREEEPEVEICLSEVTFSEQVRGLNDDLFDIGLAQSDEVGDGLIAEPVWFDPLVVAVPARHPLLSYRRVPLNEVVRYPLVLCDPQVCEGFWQQLQRVLGAVDTRLTIADRVPTLDLMMALVAAGYGLGFSSLARINELNNPDVVARPLDGCATVLTTYLVRREGDPAEQLARFIGRVSPAESQALLPDHSLQKEIA; from the coding sequence GTGGAACTGCGCCACCTTCGCTGTTTCATCGCCGTCGCAGAAGAACTGCACTTCGCCCGTGCCGCCGCGCGCCTGCATATCGAACAGTCGCCTCTCTCGCGGATCATCAAGGAACTGGAGTACCGCCTGGGTGTGCAGTTGTTCGAGCGCACCACGCGGCGCACGCGGCTGACCTGGGCCGGCAAGGTGCTCTTGGAAGAAGCGCGCCGGGTGCTGGCCGTGGTCGACCAAGCCAAGGCCAGCGTCAAGAGTGCGGCGGCCGGCTACCGCGGGCGTATTCGCGTCGCGCTGTCCGATGGCATCCCGCAGGCACGCCTGGCCACCCTGCTCGCCCAATGCCGCGAGGAGGAACCGGAGGTCGAGATCTGCCTGTCGGAAGTCACCTTCAGCGAACAGGTCAGAGGCCTGAACGATGACCTGTTCGACATCGGGCTCGCCCAGTCCGACGAAGTGGGCGATGGGCTGATAGCCGAACCGGTTTGGTTCGATCCGCTGGTGGTGGCGGTACCTGCCCGCCACCCACTGCTGAGCTACCGGCGCGTGCCACTCAACGAGGTGGTGCGCTACCCGTTAGTCCTTTGCGATCCGCAAGTTTGTGAAGGGTTCTGGCAACAGCTGCAGCGGGTGCTGGGCGCCGTAGATACGCGGCTGACCATCGCTGACCGCGTCCCCACCCTGGACCTGATGATGGCGCTGGTCGCCGCAGGGTATGGATTGGGTTTTTCCAGCCTGGCGCGCATCAACGAACTGAACAATCCGGACGTCGTGGCCCGGCCGCTAGACGGCTGCGCAACCGTGCTGACCACTTACTTGGTGCGGCGCGAAGGCGATCCGGCCGAGCAACTGGCCCGGTTTATCGGGCGGGTGAGTCCGGCGGAAAGCCAAGCGTTGCTGCCGGATCACTCATTACAGAAGGAGATCGCTTGA
- a CDS encoding MFS transporter: MHTPNQSPIYLIALGAFALGMASYVTAGLIPMIEASFAVSVAVAAQLVTAFTLAYGLGSPIFVALTPAHRQRAGLLLALGLFVIANAASALAESFTALMAWRAIAGIGAGVYLAMGIGASAAVSTPERRGKAIAIIMGGMASGVVLGVPLSLLIAEQLGWQAALWLVTLLGLVALVGLLLKLPSLPAATATTLSQKLAILGDGHVLVILLVSLLAAIASLGMYTFIAPLLADPAYGAVRSVTPYLWVWGIGGVLGSFLIGPLVDRIKGPVLTFAIMLILAVSLFVLPLAAALSTWLVMLPIALWGAVGWALQVPQNNELILARQAQGDGNLAIALNESALYLGSAIGAAAGGFVLLLQMPTWTLAASAGGVAALGALLQIINLRRQPTWNGDVQAEPYN, encoded by the coding sequence ATGCACACACCCAACCAATCACCCATCTACCTCATAGCGCTGGGGGCCTTCGCCCTCGGCATGGCCTCCTACGTCACCGCCGGGCTGATCCCGATGATCGAGGCCTCGTTCGCGGTATCCGTCGCGGTGGCCGCTCAACTGGTCACTGCCTTCACCCTGGCTTATGGCCTGGGTTCGCCGATCTTTGTGGCCCTGACGCCGGCGCATCGCCAGCGCGCCGGCTTGTTGCTAGCCCTGGGCCTGTTCGTCATCGCCAACGCCGCCAGCGCGCTGGCCGAGAGCTTCACCGCGTTGATGGCCTGGCGCGCCATCGCCGGTATCGGTGCCGGCGTCTATCTGGCCATGGGCATCGGCGCCTCGGCCGCGGTGTCCACTCCGGAACGACGCGGCAAGGCCATCGCCATCATCATGGGCGGCATGGCCAGCGGTGTGGTGCTGGGCGTGCCGCTCAGCCTGCTGATCGCCGAACAGCTGGGCTGGCAGGCCGCCTTGTGGCTCGTAACCCTGCTCGGTCTGGTGGCCCTTGTCGGCCTGCTGCTAAAGCTCCCATCCCTGCCGGCAGCAACCGCCACCACGCTGAGTCAGAAGCTGGCGATCCTCGGCGACGGCCATGTGCTGGTCATCCTGCTGGTGTCGCTGCTCGCCGCCATCGCCAGCCTGGGCATGTACACCTTCATCGCCCCATTGCTGGCTGACCCGGCCTACGGCGCGGTGCGTTCGGTCACCCCCTATCTGTGGGTCTGGGGCATCGGCGGCGTGCTGGGCAGCTTCCTGATCGGCCCCCTGGTGGATCGCATCAAGGGCCCGGTGCTGACCTTCGCCATCATGCTGATCCTTGCCGTGTCGCTGTTCGTGCTGCCGCTGGCGGCGGCCCTCAGCACCTGGTTGGTGATGCTGCCCATCGCGCTATGGGGCGCGGTCGGCTGGGCACTGCAGGTGCCGCAGAACAACGAGCTGATCCTGGCACGGCAGGCCCAAGGTGACGGCAACCTGGCCATCGCCCTGAACGAGTCGGCGCTGTACCTGGGCAGCGCCATCGGCGCCGCAGCTGGCGGCTTCGTGCTGCTGTTGCAGATGCCCACCTGGACCCTGGCCGCCAGTGCCGGTGGTGTCGCCGCGCTAGGCGCCCTGCTGCAGATCATCAACCTGCGTCGCCAGCCAACCTGGAACGGCGACGTGCAAGCCGAACCCTACAACTGA
- the asnB gene encoding asparagine synthase (glutamine-hydrolyzing): MCGIAGWLSYSQNLETQRDTLQRMTDTMARRGPDAGGLWIDGPVGLGHRRLSIIDLEGGRQPMTALHGGPREVAAITYSGEVYNFRELRTELQRLGHQFKTRSDTEVVLRAYVEWGEAFVERLNGMYAFAIWDLRTQELLLIRDRMGVKPLYYFPTADGVVFGSEPKALLANPLVPRKVCADGLREILEMVKTPGHAVFDGMREVMPGEIVRINRQGLGRRHYWKLEAREHEHTLDETIRHTRDLLEDIVDRQIVADVPLCSLLSGGLDSSIITALASKKLLAAGKENIRSFSVDFVDHGSGFTGDAVRGTPDAPFVRDLVEMIRSSHQEIVLDSRELADPALRAQIVRALDLPPAFWGDMWPSLYRLFQEVRKHSTVALSGESADEVFGGYRWFHDPEAIQADTFPWLASVTGKYFDGKTLFDPGLLAQLDMHSFLRDSYTQAIAEAPVLPGESAVDQRMRQMSYVNLTRFVQTLLDRKDRMSMAVGLEVRVPFCDHRLVEYAFNIPWAMKAFDGREKSILRAATRDLLPESISERVKSPYPSTQDPAYEQALRDALAAIQADHNAPVTPLLDSGRIQQTLAKPLDSVSPMYERMGMELAVGLNTWLNEYDVSLEL; the protein is encoded by the coding sequence ATGTGTGGAATCGCTGGATGGCTGTCATACAGCCAGAACCTGGAAACGCAACGCGACACCCTGCAGCGCATGACCGACACCATGGCCCGGCGCGGGCCGGATGCCGGCGGGCTGTGGATCGACGGACCGGTCGGCCTGGGCCATCGGCGCCTGTCGATCATCGACCTGGAGGGCGGTCGCCAACCGATGACCGCCCTGCACGGTGGCCCGCGCGAGGTCGCGGCCATCACCTACAGCGGCGAGGTCTACAACTTCCGAGAGCTGCGTACCGAGCTGCAGCGACTCGGTCATCAGTTCAAAACCCGCAGCGACACAGAGGTGGTGCTGCGCGCTTATGTCGAATGGGGCGAGGCTTTCGTCGAGCGCCTCAACGGCATGTATGCCTTCGCCATCTGGGACCTGCGTACGCAGGAGCTGCTGCTGATCCGCGACCGCATGGGCGTCAAGCCGCTGTACTACTTCCCCACCGCGGATGGCGTGGTGTTCGGCTCCGAGCCCAAGGCGTTGCTGGCCAATCCGCTGGTACCGCGCAAAGTGTGCGCCGATGGTCTGCGCGAAATTCTGGAGATGGTGAAGACGCCGGGCCACGCCGTGTTCGACGGCATGCGCGAGGTGATGCCCGGCGAGATCGTGCGCATCAACCGCCAGGGCCTGGGGCGCCGCCACTACTGGAAGCTGGAGGCGCGCGAGCACGAACACACGCTGGACGAGACCATCCGCCATACCCGCGACCTGCTGGAGGACATCGTCGACCGCCAGATCGTCGCCGACGTGCCGCTGTGCAGCCTGCTCTCCGGCGGCCTGGATTCCTCGATCATCACCGCGCTGGCGTCGAAGAAGTTGCTGGCCGCCGGCAAGGAGAACATCCGCTCCTTCTCCGTCGACTTCGTCGACCACGGCAGCGGCTTCACCGGTGATGCCGTGCGGGGCACGCCGGATGCGCCTTTTGTGCGTGACCTGGTGGAGATGATCCGCTCCAGCCACCAGGAGATCGTCCTCGACAGCCGCGAGCTGGCCGATCCGGCGCTGCGTGCGCAGATCGTTCGCGCCCTCGACCTGCCGCCGGCGTTCTGGGGCGACATGTGGCCGTCGCTCTACCGGCTGTTCCAGGAGGTGCGCAAGCACTCGACGGTGGCACTGTCGGGCGAGAGCGCCGACGAGGTCTTCGGTGGCTACCGCTGGTTCCACGATCCGGAGGCGATCCAGGCCGATACCTTCCCCTGGCTGGCCTCGGTCACCGGCAAGTACTTCGACGGTAAGACCCTGTTCGATCCAGGACTGCTGGCCCAACTCGACATGCACAGTTTCCTGCGCGACAGCTACACCCAGGCCATTGCCGAGGCGCCGGTGCTGCCGGGCGAAAGCGCGGTCGACCAGCGCATGCGGCAGATGAGCTACGTCAACCTGACACGCTTCGTGCAGACCCTGCTCGACCGCAAGGATCGCATGAGCATGGCTGTCGGCCTTGAGGTGCGGGTGCCTTTCTGCGACCACCGCCTGGTCGAGTACGCCTTCAATATCCCCTGGGCGATGAAGGCCTTCGACGGGCGAGAGAAAAGCATCCTACGCGCGGCGACCCGCGACCTGCTGCCAGAGTCGATCAGCGAGCGGGTGAAGAGCCCATATCCCTCGACTCAGGATCCAGCCTACGAGCAGGCGCTGCGTGATGCCCTGGCCGCTATCCAGGCGGATCACAACGCGCCGGTGACGCCACTGCTCGACAGCGGCCGTATCCAGCAGACCCTGGCCAAGCCGCTCGACAGCGTCTCGCCCATGTACGAGCGCATGGGTATGGAGCTGGCGGTCGGCCTCAACACCTGGCTGAACGAGTACGACGTCAGCCTCGAACTCTAG
- a CDS encoding Gfo/Idh/MocA family oxidoreductase yields MKILIIGLGYAGNRYRRAFEHIATSTGLPLSLAYVGRRQKTTELPYFDNVGRALLVFEPDIVVVSVNDHSHAPVLKQLAGYRGFVLCEKPLVTPADDLDELLGALDRISGFALDLVERYSDATQQLRDWVERHDWQLVRASFHWGKDRINDYRPTCGVTSEVIHALDLLGWICPRAGQLQLDGVLGVRSDFSISGAEVLDTLQLIASLGEARITGYASFVNIVRQRTVDFSFVDRDTRLIHARLVFDTPRWDHDQLRIWTRGANGAEELLHEFATAPDEPGLDTLHKLSRLCRQVVRAVALKETPRQPFAGLDTAVALQRLLNDLETHARAPAPARYVHGETRVLLAEDSDLESLG; encoded by the coding sequence ATGAAGATTCTGATCATCGGCCTGGGCTACGCCGGCAACCGCTACCGCCGCGCCTTCGAACATATCGCCACGAGTACCGGCCTGCCGCTGTCTCTAGCCTATGTCGGGCGTCGGCAGAAGACGACCGAACTGCCCTACTTCGATAACGTTGGCCGCGCGCTGCTGGTGTTTGAGCCGGACATCGTGGTGGTCAGCGTCAACGACCACAGCCATGCGCCTGTGCTCAAGCAGCTGGCCGGCTACCGGGGCTTCGTGCTCTGCGAGAAACCCCTGGTCACGCCTGCTGACGACCTGGATGAGCTGCTCGGTGCGCTAGATCGGATCAGTGGCTTTGCCCTGGACCTGGTGGAGCGCTACTCGGATGCGACCCAGCAGTTGCGCGACTGGGTCGAGCGCCATGACTGGCAACTGGTACGTGCCAGCTTCCACTGGGGCAAGGACCGTATCAACGACTACCGCCCCACCTGCGGCGTGACCAGCGAGGTGATTCATGCCCTGGATCTGCTCGGCTGGATCTGCCCGCGCGCCGGCCAGCTCCAGCTCGATGGCGTGCTCGGTGTGCGCTCGGACTTCTCCATCTCCGGCGCAGAGGTGCTCGACACCTTGCAACTCATCGCCAGCTTGGGCGAAGCGCGGATCACCGGCTACGCCAGCTTCGTCAACATCGTGCGCCAACGCACCGTGGATTTCAGCTTCGTCGATCGCGATACCCGGCTGATCCATGCGCGCCTGGTGTTCGACACGCCGCGCTGGGATCACGACCAGCTGCGGATCTGGACGCGCGGTGCCAACGGCGCCGAGGAGCTGCTGCACGAGTTCGCCACCGCGCCCGACGAGCCTGGCCTGGACACCCTGCACAAGCTCTCGCGGCTGTGCCGGCAGGTGGTGCGCGCCGTGGCGCTCAAGGAGACGCCCCGCCAGCCCTTCGCGGGGCTCGACACCGCCGTGGCGCTACAGCGCCTGCTCAACGACCTGGAAACCCATGCCCGAGCCCCAGCACCGGCGCGCTACGTCCATGGCGAGACGCGCGTGCTGCTGGCCGAGGACAGCGACCTGGAAAGCCTCGGTTAA
- a CDS encoding GNAT family N-acetyltransferase, with protein MEQSFFTIRPANQADLARLVELRAYLLDGSNASYSSKTPQDAARWRAAYRTWLNSRLNDSDCVQILAAEHRESGQVLGCATAIIDQRAPAPGCLNGLSGWVQSVVVEPQWRGRGIAKQLMQHLLRWFANRDVGCVVLQSTADAGTLYQTLGFAVSDERLLIRQEASA; from the coding sequence ATGGAACAGTCCTTCTTCACAATACGTCCGGCGAACCAGGCCGATCTGGCCCGTTTGGTGGAACTGCGCGCCTATCTGTTAGACGGCAGCAACGCCAGCTATTCGAGCAAGACGCCGCAGGACGCGGCTCGCTGGCGGGCGGCCTACCGCACCTGGCTGAATAGCCGCCTGAACGACAGCGACTGCGTGCAGATCCTCGCCGCCGAGCACAGGGAATCCGGCCAGGTGCTGGGCTGCGCAACCGCCATCATCGACCAACGCGCGCCGGCACCGGGCTGCCTTAACGGCCTGTCCGGCTGGGTGCAGTCGGTGGTGGTGGAACCGCAGTGGCGGGGCCGTGGCATCGCCAAGCAACTGATGCAGCACCTGCTGCGCTGGTTCGCCAACCGCGACGTCGGCTGCGTGGTGCTGCAGAGCACCGCGGATGCCGGCACGCTGTACCAGACCCTCGGCTTCGCCGTCAGCGACGAGCGCCTGCTGATCCGTCAGGAGGCCTCGGCATGA